CAACATAGCGGCAATATAGGACAGAGTACTAGCTGAGCATAAACAAATACATCAGGTTAATCTGGATTTCCCTTAACGATCAAAGCAGCAGTCCAAATGAATTCGGACTGCTTTTTTATATAATAACCGGAGATTTCCGGTTAGACTGCAAAATCGAGCCGAGTTGGGGGTGTATAAGCGGAGGTTTTCCGGCTAAGCAAAGAAAAATCACGGGAATTTGCGCTTTTTGATTATTAGTCAGAATCTTTCCGCCTATTTAAGCTATATTCAATGCTATTTCGTAATAAGCGAAATTTCTCCGCTTATTTTCAGCACAACTTGATGGTCTGGCTCCGCACCACTTTACTGAGCTTTTTGCATGCTTATTCAATTGCTAATGTTCATGCAAAAACCAGTTTGTATTTCTTAAAACCAACACTTCATTCATGATGTGAAACCCTTACTCCAAGAGCTCTAAAATCAACGGAACGGCTGCTTGGAGGGAAGGGGCTTTCTTATCGGCAGCTGTTTCTTCCGTCCCGATGAAGACTGTTTTGCAGCCAGCTTTTTTGCCGGCTTCGATATCACGTTCGTGATCGCCGACCATGACACTTCCTGTCAATTCAAGATTATGCCTGCTGGCAAGGTCAATCAGCATTCCGGGGTTGGGTTTGCGGCATTCGCACCCTTCCTTCGGTTTGTGGGGACAGTAAGCAACCTCCTTGATATGGCCGCCATGCTCCTTGATCATCTTAATCATATGTACATGGATTTCCTGAAGGCGCTTTTCCTTTAGGAATCCAAGGCCAACGCCACCCTGATTGGTGACGACGAATATCTCATAGCCAGCCCTGCTCAATTCTGCAACGGCTTCTGCTGCCCCTTCTAGAAGGTATAAGTCTTCCGGCCGGTTGACGAATTTAACCCGGTGGGACAGTACTTCATTAAGGACCCCGTCCCTGTCCAGGAAAATGGCTTTTTTCTTCATTTTGATCCCCCTCAGTTCAGGATGATTTTTTCAGCATTCTGGTGCCGGGAAACATAGCGGTTACCGGTGATCCAGTAGCGCCATGGATAGTCTCTTGCTTCCCCGGAGTTATCGATTCCAATTCTCTTGCCTGATGAAATGCTTTCAGGCACGAACCCTCCGGTGATGTATAGCGGTTTCTCTGTTAAGGGATGCCCATAATCCGACATCTTTATGCCCATTGCTTTTGTCAGCTTCCCGGGACCATTGGTGAGATTGGGGGATACCTCCATGCCTCGCCGCCTGACCATTAGATCTTGGCCTTCAAGTGGTTCCACTGCCCTAATCAGCACAGCCTCTGGATTGCCTTCTTTTCCACTGACTACATTGAATAGAATATGGGTATGCATGACATAAGTATAAGCAAGTCCGGCCCGGTGGAACATGACCTCCGTCCTCTTTGTCCTGCGATTATTATAACTATGTGCTGCCTGATCCATCGGGCCAATATAGGCTT
The window above is part of the Mesobacillus jeotgali genome. Proteins encoded here:
- a CDS encoding HAD family hydrolase; translation: MKKKAIFLDRDGVLNEVLSHRVKFVNRPEDLYLLEGAAEAVAELSRAGYEIFVVTNQGGVGLGFLKEKRLQEIHVHMIKMIKEHGGHIKEVAYCPHKPKEGCECRKPNPGMLIDLASRHNLELTGSVMVGDHERDIEAGKKAGCKTVFIGTEETAADKKAPSLQAAVPLILELLE
- a CDS encoding DNA-3-methyladenine glycosylase, yielding MGKFQALGIEFYQQPTLELAVSLLGCTLVKESEEGTTAGIIVETEAYIGPMDQAAHSYNNRRTKRTEVMFHRAGLAYTYVMHTHILFNVVSGKEGNPEAVLIRAVEPLEGQDLMVRRRGMEVSPNLTNGPGKLTKAMGIKMSDYGHPLTEKPLYITGGFVPESISSGKRIGIDNSGEARDYPWRYWITGNRYVSRHQNAEKIILN